The DNA segment GCGCACGGTGCCCTCCTCGCGGCCGCCGATGATCATCACCCCGCTCATCGCCGCGGCGCCCGCGCTGGTGCCGGCGACCACCAGCCCCTCGCCGTACAGCCGCTCGCGGATGCGCTCGCACATGTCGGTGCCGGCCATCAGCGCCGTCAACCGCAGCTGGTCGCCGCCGGTGAAGAAGATGGCGGTGGCGCGCTCCACGCCCTGCAGGATCTCCTTCGTGGCGGCCTCGTTGCGGTTGGTGATGGGCGCGGGGATGACCTCGGCGGCGCCCAGCTTCCGGAACAGCGGCCCGTAGCTGCGGATCTTGTCGTGCGGCTCCTCCGACGGCGACGAGCAGACCAGGATCCGCGCCGACTTCCCCCCGGCCAGCTTCACCAGCCGGGGGAGGATGCACATGTCCTTCTCGTCGGGGTCCTCCGCCCCGCCGATCACCAGCAGCCGCCCGATCCGCCGCTTGCCGTTCGTGCCTGCCATCGTGATCCGATCCGGTTCATCACTCCGTTCGCTCGGTCCACGGCACAGGTCTCAAGGATCACGCCAAGGGTGACGCACTTCGGTGCACACCGCGGAGACCCTCACCCCCCGGCCCCCTCTCCCGACAGCAGGAGAGGGGGTGACGCGGGGGAGATGACGGTCTTCTACATGTAGATCACCGTGCACCTGCGCGGCGACGTGCGGGCCGCCGCCGGTGTAGGCGCCGTTGTCGAGGATCGAATCGCCCAGCAGCACCACGCTCCGCCGCGCCTCCGCCATCTCCCTCCATCCTGTTTTCAGTCGATGCGCGGCCCACTCCAGCCGACGAGCCGGAGCGGTCCGCGGACAGGTTACTTCTTCACCTTGTGCGCGATCTCGGCCACCTTGCGGCCGATCCCCTCCATCGTGGCGGCGGTGGCGCCGTGCACGGCCTCGCCGACGGCTTCCGCCTTGCCGAGCAGCGTGTCGGGGCCGGCATCGAGCCGCTTGAGCCGGCTCTCGGCCCACTCGTAGTGCTTCTCCTCGTCGCGGGCGGCGCGGCGGAGGACGCCGGCCACGTTCTCGGCGTGCGGGCGCGCGGCCGCGGCGGCGTACTTGGCCACGGACTCGCCCTCGTTGGCCTTGAACGCCAGGATCAGCGCGCGATCGCTCCCCGCGAGGGCGCCCAGCCCCTGCACCGCCAGCTTGAAGGGGCTGCTGGAGGCGTGCGGCGCCTCGGCGGGGGTGCCGCCGGCGGCGCGCACCAGCTCGGTCAGCTCGCGCACGTGGCGCTCGTGGTCACGGCGGAAGCCCTCCAGCGTCTCGCGGTAGGTGACGCTCTCGAAGTTCTCGATGGCGATGGTGTACGCGCCGATCGCGTCGAAGTCCAGCCGCAGCAGGTCGTTCAGCTCGGCGATCAGTGCCGCGCCGCCCATGGGTTCGTCGGCCATCACTCTCCTCCACGTTGGGGTTCACCGGGAGGCGGTGGGGCTGGCGAATCCCGTGCCGCACCGGACGCACCGTCCGTATTCCAGGCTATACGACGGAAATCGCTGGTTCTCACGCGGAGACGCGGAGACGCGGAGAAACTCAGCCCATTGCGGTGAGTTCTCCGCGTCTTTCGCGTCTCCGCGTGAGATTTCTTTCCATGTAAGCACTCGCCTTTCCTGCCCTTCCCTGCTGACTCTGCTAACTCTGCGTGAGAAAAAAGCAATGTCGGACGACGGCAACGATGCAATGGTTTACGCTGTAAACAGCATCTGCAGAACCCGATCAACCGCGCTCCGCGTGCACTTCCCGGCCCTCTCCCGCCGCGGCGTCGAAGTGATCGGAGTAGGAATGTTTACCGTAATAACTTTCACGCCGTAGACGCATTTCTCCAGAGTTTACACTCTCCTAAACTGCCACTACATAACGAGATACAAACTTATACGGTGTGTGCGGCCCCGGCAGCTTGCTTCGGAAAATATTCGGTATTACTCTTGCTTCGGAGGCGCACCGATGAGGCCGCCGCTGGAACGGAGAAAGATACCGAAGGGCCACCGTGGGAACAGCAGCCGCACACGACCTGGACCGGCTCCGCGTGGAGCTGGAGAAGCGCTTCGGCACCGCCATCCGCCCGCTGCCGGGGCTGGAGCAGGCGCCGGAGCGCGGCTTCCGCACGGGCGTGCGCGCGCTGGACCAGCTCCTTCCCGGCGGCGTGCCCCGCGGCGCGGCCACGCTGTGGAGCGGCCAGCCCACCTCCGGCCGCACCGCCGCCGTGCGCGCGCTGGTGGAGGCCGCCACCCGCGAGACCCTCGTGGCCCTGGTCGACGCCACGCGCACGCTCGATCCCGCGGCGTGGTGCGGCCCGGACGGGCACTCCGCGCCGGGGCTGTGGGTGGCCCGGCCGCCCACGCCCGACCGGGAGATGGAAGGCGCGTGGGTGGCCGAGGCGCTGCTGCGCACCGGCGCCTTCGGCCTGGTGGTGCTCGACGGCCCCGCGCCCGACCCCACCGAGGCGCACCGGCTGCGCGCGCTGGCCCGCGAGACCGACGCGGCGCTGCTGGTCTCCACCGAGGACCCCAACCCCGGGTGGCGCGCCGACGTGCGGCTGGAGTTCCGCCGCGCGGGCGAGGGCGCGGGGCTGGGCACCGGCGGGCGCTTCCGCCGGCGCTCGGGGGTGCGGCTGGCCCGGTCCGCGGGCGCACGCACGGGAGAACGCCACGTCGAGCTCGTCCATGAACCGCCGAATCGCCTGCATACGGCTCCCCGCGCCGCCGACCGGCGCGCCGCAGCCCGGCGCTGAGGCGCGCGCCGCGCTGGCCGGCGCCCTGCTGCGCGCCGCCCCGCGCGTGACCCCCGTGCGCGAGCACCCCCGCGCGCTGTGGGCCGACGCCGGCGGGATGGAGCGCCGCGGCGGCGACGCGGCCGTGGCGCGCGCGCTCCTGGCCGCCGCGCACGAGGCCGGCTTCGAGGCGCGCGTCGGCATCGCCGGCACCTGCATCGCCGCGGCGGCGGCCACGCGCGAGCGGGGGGCCGAGGCGCGGGTGGTGCCCCCCGGCGCCGACGCACGCTATCTCCGCCGCCGCTCGCTGGCCATCCTCCCCATGCCCGGCGACCTGCGCGAGACGCTGGGGCTGCTCGGCATCTCCACCTGCGGGCAGCTGGCGGAGCTCGGCGCGGCCGACGTGGAGCTGCGCTTCGGCTCGGCCGGGCTGGCCGCGTGGCGCCTGGCGTCGGCCGTCGACCCGCGCTGGCCCTTCCGTCCCCCCGCGCCCGGGCTGGTGACGGCGGAGGCGGAGTTCGAGCCGGCGATCGAGTCCACCGAGCCGCTGCGCTTCGTCCTTCCCGGCCTGGTCGACGCCGTCTGCCGGCAGCTGGCCGAGCGGCAGCGCATTCCCGCGCGGCTGCGGCTCGTCCTCGCCGTCGACGGGGTGGCGAAGACGGAGGACGCGCGTGAGGTCCGTCCCGCGCGGCCGACGGCGGACGCGCGGGTGCTGGCCGACCTCTGCCGCCGCGCCGCCGAGGAGCCGCCGGCGGGGGCGCCCATCGCCGGGGTGCGGCTGGAGGCGGCGGAAGACGGCGTGGCGCGCGCCGACCAGCTCGACGCCTTCCGCGCCCCCGCGCCCGACCCCGGCGCGCTGCACGCCGCGCTCCTCCCCGTGTTCGCGCGCTGGGGCGACGGCGCGCTCAGCAGCGCCGTCCACCACGGCGCCCATCTCCCCTCCGAGCACGCGGCCTGGGACGCGCGCGGGAGCGGGGGGATCGCGGGCTTCACCGCCGTCCACCCCCCCTCTTCGGATCTCCCCCCCGACGAGGTGACGCGGCTGGGGAGCGGGACGCTGGACCTGTGCCTCCGCCGCCTCGCCGCCCCCCGCCCCGTGCGCGTCCGCGAGGGCGAAGACCGGCGTCCGCTGGGGGTGGACCTGCAAGCCGTGGAAGTAGCCGGACTTGGGGGCGCGCAGGGGAGTTTTCCACCGGGATTGTGGAAAACTCGATCGCAAGGCCCGGAGCGCATTTCCGGTGGATGGTGGACGAATGGAACCGCGCGAGAGTACTGGCGCGTCGAGTCGCCCGACGGGTGGCTGGGGCTGCTCTACCGCGACGCCGCCACGGGGGGATGGTACCTGGAGGGATGGTACGACTGAGACGGACCCGATGCACTTCCGTGGCACGGCGCAATGGGCGCGGATTTCTCGTAAATGGCGATGGATTCAGGGATTTACGCGGAACTGCATTGTCACAGCGCCTTTTCGCTGGGCGACGGCGCCTCGCTTCCCGAGGCGCTGGCCGAGCGCGCCGCCGAGCTCGGCTACAGGGCGCTGGCGCTGACCGACCACGACGACCTGGGCGGCGCCGTTCGCTTCCACAAGGCATGCGAGGGCGCCGGGATTTTATCCATTTTCGGGGCGGAAATCACGCTGGCGGACGGCTCTCACGCCACCCTGCTTGTGGAAAACCCCGAAGGGTGGGGGAACCTCTGCACGCTGGTCGCCCGGGGGCGGATGAGCAGCCCGCGCGGCATCCCGGGCGTGACCTTCGACGAGCTCGCCGCGCACGCCGCCGGGCTCGTCGCATTGACCGGCTGCCCGCGCGGGCGGATCCCCCGGCTGCTGGCGGCGGAGCGGTGGGACGAGGCGCGCGCCGAGGCCGGCCGCTGGCGCGACGCCTTCGGCGACCGCCTGTACCTGGAGTTGTGGGACCACCGCACCCACGCCGAGGCCTCGCTCTGCGCCGACCTGCTGGATCTCGCGAAGGAGACGGGGACGCCGTGGACGGTGACGCACGACGTGCACTACGCCACCCCCGACGCGCGCGCGGTGCACGACGCGCTGGTGTGCGTCACCGCGCAGGTCACCCTCGACGAGGCGCACCGCCGCGGGCTGCTGCGCGCCTCGGCCGAGTGGTGCCTGCAGCGGCCCGAGGAGATGGCGCGGCGGTGGCGCACCGAGCCCGCCGGCGTCCGCCGCACCCTGGAGATCGCCGAGCGCTGCCAGGGATTCCGCTTCTCGAAAGTCGGCCCCGTCCACCCCGCCTTCCCCCTTCCCTCGCAGTGGCGGACGGGCGACGACTACCTGGAGCGCCTGGCCCGCGTGGGGCTGGCCGAGCGGCTGCCGGACGCGTCGGACCGGCACTGGCGGCAGCTGGAGCACGAGCTGCGCACCATCCGCACGCTGGGGCTGGCCGACCACTTCCTGGTGTGCTGGGACATCTGCCGCTTCGCGCGCGAGCAGGGGATCATGTGCCAGGGGCGCGGCTCGGCGGCCAACTCCATCGTCTGCTACGCGCTGCGGGTGACGGCGGTCGATCCGGTCGCGCACTCGCTCCTCTTCGAGCGCTTCCTCTCGCTCGAGCGCCCCGAGCCGCCCGACATCGACATCGACTTCGCCGCGCTCGACGCCCGCGAGCGCGTCCTCCAGTACGTCTACGAGAAGTACGACCGCGGCCACGCGGCCATGGTCTGCACCCACGTGGAGTACCACGCGCGGTCGGCCATCCGCGACGCGATGCGCGTCCTCGGCTTTCCCGCGACCACGGCGGACTGGCTGGCCAAGCGCGTCGACGGCCATGCGAGCGCCCGGACGGCGGCCGAGTGGCTGGAGATGTCGGAGGGGAAGGCGCTCGCGGCCATCGGGCTCGATCCCGCCGGACCGCGGGCGCGCGCCCTGGTCCGCCTCGTCGCCGGGCTCGACTGCCTCCCGCGCCACCGGGGGATCCACAGCGGCGGCTTCGTCATCTCCGCGAAGCCGCTGTCGTCCGTCGTCCCCATCGAGCCGGCGTCGATGAAGGCGCGGACGGTGATCCAGTGGGACAAGGACGACTGCGCCGACGCGGGGCTGCCGAAGTTCGACCTCCTCGGGCTGGGGATGCTGCGCCTGCTGGGCGAGTGCGTGCAGCTGATCCGCCGGTGGCGCGGGGTGGAGATCGACCTGGGCCGGCTGCCGATGGACGACCCGGCTGTGTACCGCCAGATCCGCGCGGCCGACACCATCGGGCTGTTCCAGATCGAGAGCCGCGCGCAGGCCAACTTCCTCCCCCGTCTGCGCCCCACCTGCTTCTACGACGTGGTGATCAGCGTGGGGGCGATCCGTCCCGGGCCGATGCTGGGGGGGCAGGTGAAGGAGATGCTGGCGCGGCGGCGGGGGAAGGTGCCGACCGAGTATCCCCACCCCGACCTGGAGCCGGTGCTGGCGCGGACGCACGGGCTGGCGCTGTTCCAGGAGCAGCTGATGCGCTGCGCCATCGTGGTCAGCGGCTGCACCCCGGGAGAAGCGGACGCGCTGCGCCGGGCGATGAGCCGCAAGCGCTCGTCGAGCGAGATGCAGAAGGCCACCGAGCGCATCCGCGCGGGGATGGCCGAGCGCGGCGTGGGCGGCGAGGCGGCGGAGAAGGTGCTGGGCTGGCTGGAGGCGTGCGCCAGCTACACCTTCCCCGAGAGCCACGCCATCTCGTTCGCGCTGCTGGCGTACGCGAGCGCGTGGCTGCGGCTGTACTACCCGGCCGAGTACCTGTGCGCCATCCTCAACGCCCAGCCGATGGGCTTCTACCCCGTGTCCACGCTGATCCACGACGCCAAGGCGCACGGGGTGACGGTGCTGCCGATCGATCTTTCGGTTTCGGCGTGGGATTGCACGATGGAGAAGTACCCGGAGAAGTGCCCAGTGCCCAGTGCCCAGTGCCCAGTAACTGTGAGTCTTCCACTGGGCACTGGGCACTGGGCACTGGGCACTTCTTCTCCCGCCGTCCGCATCGGCCTTAGATACGTCCGCGGCCTCGGCTCCGTCACGGGGGCGAGGCTGAAGGCGGAGCTCGAGTGCGGGCCGTTCATCTCGGCGGCGGACGTGGTGGCGCGCTTCGACAGCGAGGCGGGGCTGCGCGCGCTGGCGGCGGCCGGCGCGTTCCGCACCTGGATTCCCGGGGGGCCGCGGCAGGCGCTGTGGACCGTCCTCGGCGAGCTGCGCGCGCGGAAGAGCGGCGGCCCGCTGGCGCCCGCGGACGTGCGCTTCGACGAGCACATCCCCGCGCTGGGGCCCAGCGAGCGCACGCTGATGTCGCACCACACCACCGGCTTCGACCTCGACGGCCACCCCATGCGCCACCTGCGCGAGTGGCTGGAGACGATGGAGGTGCGCACCCTGGCCGAGCTGCGTGACGACCCGCGCCTGGCCAACGGCGAGCGCGTCACGACGGCGGGCGTGGTGATCGTGCGCCAGCGCCCCGGCACCGCCAAGGGCTTCGTGTTCGTGGGACTGGAAGACGAAACGGGGCGCATGGACGTGATCGTCAACCCCAAGGTCTACGCCGAGCAGCGCGAGACCATCAACGGCAACGGGATCCTGGCCGTGCGCGGGAGACTGGGAAAGGAGGACGGCGTCACCAACCTCAAGGCCGAGCAGTTCTACCCCCTCAAGCTCCACGACGCCGCCGCGGTGGTCTCCTCGCACGACTACCACTAGCCGGCGGCGGATCTCGCGACGCCGCTCTTGCCCATCCTGTCCCCATCCTGACGCATCCGGCGCGGCGGCACGCTCCCGCTCGCACGCCCCACCTCCGCCGGCGCGCCGCCGTCGCATCTTCGCTCCACTCCGGCGTTTCCACCGATGCGCCATCCGACAGCTCACCAGGACGAACGTCACGGCATCAGTTGCCACGGCCGCGACCTGGACGGAAGTGTGCTCCCGCTGGCGCGTAAGTAGCGGTCACGTCTTCACTTGCGCCTCGACGAGACGCTTGACAGGCCCGCCGCGCAGCCTCACACTTCGGCCTCCACCGTCCATATCGCACGGGAGGTAACGTGGCGACGCTGGCGCACCCGGCAGAAGGCGAGTTCGGCAACCGAGGCGGCAGCGCGGTGTCGATGCGGCGCGTCCTGGAGCGCGCCGTGGATGCCGCGCCGAGCCACGTCCGCCCGCCGCACGGCCGCCTGCGCCGCCTGTTCGCGCGCGATCGCTCCGCCCGCGCGCTGATCGAGCGCTACCGCCTCTGGCCTGCCATCGAGCATGCCTATCAGCGCATCACGCGCGAATACGGCCCCATGCGCGTCGAGATCAGCGCCGAGGACGGCTGGGGCGAGCCGTACGTCCGGGTGCTTTTCGTTGGATGGGACGTTCCAGATAGCGACGACGTGTTCGACTTCGAATCTGAAGTAAATCGAGAAATTGGGCACCGCGTCGGCAAGCCGGGCCAGCATCGCCTCAGTGTATTCATCCACCCGGATTACAGCCACGGTGACGAGAGATGAGCTTCGATCCGGAAGAGTGGCTGGCCGTGGCGGAAGTCTGCTGCGGCAAAATCCCTTCGGTAAACCGCGAAGCCCTTTTAAGGACCGCGCTCAACCGAGCGTATTACGCTGCACTTCTCACGCTGAAACTGCGGATCGAGTCAGCGCAAGGAGAGGGTGCCGTGCCGAACTGGCAAACGCACGACGCGATCAAACAAGCAGTCAGGATGGGTGGGCTGACCTTCAATGAGATCGCTCGAAGACTGAACGAGCTACGCCTCCTGCGCGAGCAGGCCGACTATGTTCTCAACAGCGCCGAGTTACAGTGGGACCGGGTCCACAGGGCTGTTCGTACGGCGCGCACGCTGATCCGCAACCAGATCAAGGCCCTGCCGGAAGCCGAGTTTCGCCGGCTACGCGTGCCGCGCACCTGATCCCCATCCTCCGCCTACCCGCGCAGGACGCATCGTGGCGACTTGGCGCACCCGGTAGAAGGCGAGTTCGGCAACGCCGACCGTCAGGCGGAGCGCAATCACGATCCCCCAAGCGAAAACCCCCGGAGACTCGCGCCTCCGGGGGCTTCCGCCACCCATCTCCCTCTCTCCCGAAGCGGCCCCCACCCAGAACCGCCCGGTTCCCACTCTCCCCCATGAACCTCGCCCATTAACTCTCACCCCACCCGTTTCCCTCCCAATGCACATCCCGTTCCACCGCATCGGGTTGCGCGCGCCGCTCCCCCTCTCCCTAGAGGCGCGGCCGATCTCCGTGCGGAGGGGGCGAGCGGCGCAAAAAGCGGCCTGTCGCATGTTTGCTTGACACCGTCTTCGCGCAGGAACAGCATTCGACGCTCGCGCTTCCGCCAGCAAATTGGTGTCTAAGGCGCGACCGTCCGCCGCGTGCGCTCGTGGGCCATCACTGCAGGATCGTCCTTTCCGCATCACCGAAGGGAGACGTCATGCGAACAAGAATGCTCACCGGGCTGTCGGCGGCGGTGCTCACCCTGGCCGGCGGAACGTACCTGACGGTGGTCCCCGCGAACGCGGCCGCGTCGTCGCTGGACTGCATGTCGCAGGCGATCGAGATCTACAACTTCGTGCAGAGCAACATCTGCAAGAGCGAGACGTCGTGCGAGTTCCAGTGCACGTCGAACAACCAGTCCGTCGAGTCGTTCAGCTGCAGCTGCGGCTGACCGGCGCGCGATAGCCGATCCTTCCCCGCCGGCCCACGCGGGGAGGGCGGCAAAGATCCGCAGACGGTTCCGCGGAGCACGCCCGGCTCATTCCAGCCCACGGAGGCCCCCGCATGTGGCCACGGATCGTCCTTGCCGCCGCCCTCGCCGCCGCGCTCGGGCCCGGCCTGTCCGCGCAGCGCGCGGCCGCGGCCGGCTGCACCGACCCGCACGAGATCGCGGCGGCCCGGCTGAACGCCTCCCGCATCACCCTGGGGACGCCGTCGGCGGGGTACCACGGGATCCGCTATGGCGCGCGGATCAGCATCGGCCCCAACGGCGCCATCGGCTGGGCGACGAATCCCGTGGTCGAGGCGGTGTACTGCGGGTCGCCCGCGGACAGCGCCGGCGTCCACCAGGGCGACGTGCTGCTGACGGTGAACGGCCACGACGCGCGCGAGGCGGGGATCCTGGCCGCCACGCGCCCGGGGATGACGTTCCGGCTCCGCGTCCGCCGCGACGCCCGCGAGCTCGAGTTCACCGTGGTGAGCATCCCGCGCCCGCCCGAGGCCCGCTGAGCGGCCGGCGGGGGCGCATCTCCGCAGCTGATTCCCGTCACCGGAGTTTCCTGTCATGCCCGGCCCGAGCCAGGAGCGGTGGCTGAACCTGGCGGTGGCGGTGCTCGTCGTATGCGCCGTGGTGACCACCGGCCTGGTGGCGCGCCGCGAGCTCCGCCCTACCCCGTCCGGCGCGAACGCCGCGGCGCCCCGCAGCATCCGCGAATGGCGCGACTACGCGGCGCACGGCCACCGCCGCGGCGCCGCCGGCGCGCCGGTGACGATCGTGATGTTCTCGGACTTCCAGTGTCCCTTCTGCCGGGCCACGGCGGGGGCGCTGGACTCGCTCCGCGGGCGCTACGGCAGCCAGCTGGCCGTGGTGTACCGGCACTATCCACTTCCCAATCACCCCTTCGCGCTCGCGGCGGCGCGGGCCAGCGAGTGCGCCGCCGCGCAGGGCGGATTCTGGCCCTTCCACGACGCGCTGTTCGCCCGGCAGGATTCCATCGGCGTGGCGGCGTGGTCGCGCTACGCCGCCGCGGCGCGCCTTCCCGACACCGCCGCGTTCGCGCGCTGCGTGGAGACGCCCGCCCGCCGCGCAGACTTCGCGGCCGACATCGGCGCCGGCGAGCGGCTGGGGATCCGCGGCACGCCCATGCTGCTGGTGAACGGCCGCCTCTTCCAGGGCGCCCTCCCCCTTCCCGCGCTGACCCGCGAGGTGGAGGACGCGCTGCGGCATAGCCGACGGCGTCCCCGCCGCCGTGCGGCGCGCCGACGGCTTGGACGATCGCGTCCGGCAACAGGAGTGGGGACGTGAGATACTCGCCGCTCCGCCGCGCGCTGCTCCCGCTCGCCGCGCTGGGCGCCGCCGCGTGCGCCACCGCCGACGGGCCCGGCGCGCGCATCGCGGTGCGCGACAGCGCGGGGGTGGAGATCGTGGAGAACGCGGGCGGCGGGCTGTGGAAGGCGGGCGAGGGCCTCCGCCTTTCCGCGCGCCCGGTGCTGGAGATCGGCGGGATCGAGGGAGAAGAGGGGAGCGACCTGTACCTGGTGCGCGGAGCGGTGCGCCTGGGCGACGGCCGGATCGTGGTGGCCGACGGCGCCAGCGCGCAGCTGCGGTTCTATTCCGCCGGCGGCCGCCACCTGGCCGCCGCCGGGCGCTCGGGCGACGGGCCGGGGGAGTTCAGGGACCTGGCCGCGGTGGGGCGGGCGGAGGGCGACACGGTGCTGGCGTACGACCCGCGCGCCGGGCGGATCTCCGTCTTCACCCCCGCGGGCGCGTACGTCCGCTCCGCCGCGGTGGGCGAGCCGGGGCTGCTCGCCGCCGAGGCGCCGGTGGGGTGGCTGGCGTCGCACGTCTTCGTCACCCAGAAGTCCCGGGTGGACGAGGGCGTGGGGCCGCCCGCCGACAGCGGCGGCCGCATCCACTACCGCGCCCGGGCGTCACTGCAGTTCCACGGCCCCGACGGGCGGCTGCTGCGCACCGTCGCCGGGCTGGCGGGGAACGAGGGCGTTACCTTCATGAGCGCCGCGGGCGCCGGGCGGTTCCGGCTGAGCACGGTGCCGGTGCCGTTCCTCAAGACGCTGCAGACCTCCGCGGGGCGCCGCAGCGTGGCCGTGGGAAGCACCGACGCCTACGAGATCCGGCTGTACGGCGACGGCG comes from the Longimicrobium sp. genome and includes:
- a CDS encoding PDZ domain-containing protein, translating into MWPRIVLAAALAAALGPGLSAQRAAAAGCTDPHEIAAARLNASRITLGTPSAGYHGIRYGARISIGPNGAIGWATNPVVEAVYCGSPADSAGVHQGDVLLTVNGHDAREAGILAATRPGMTFRLRVRRDARELEFTVVSIPRPPEAR
- a CDS encoding error-prone DNA polymerase, which encodes MAMDSGIYAELHCHSAFSLGDGASLPEALAERAAELGYRALALTDHDDLGGAVRFHKACEGAGILSIFGAEITLADGSHATLLVENPEGWGNLCTLVARGRMSSPRGIPGVTFDELAAHAAGLVALTGCPRGRIPRLLAAERWDEARAEAGRWRDAFGDRLYLELWDHRTHAEASLCADLLDLAKETGTPWTVTHDVHYATPDARAVHDALVCVTAQVTLDEAHRRGLLRASAEWCLQRPEEMARRWRTEPAGVRRTLEIAERCQGFRFSKVGPVHPAFPLPSQWRTGDDYLERLARVGLAERLPDASDRHWRQLEHELRTIRTLGLADHFLVCWDICRFAREQGIMCQGRGSAANSIVCYALRVTAVDPVAHSLLFERFLSLERPEPPDIDIDFAALDARERVLQYVYEKYDRGHAAMVCTHVEYHARSAIRDAMRVLGFPATTADWLAKRVDGHASARTAAEWLEMSEGKALAAIGLDPAGPRARALVRLVAGLDCLPRHRGIHSGGFVISAKPLSSVVPIEPASMKARTVIQWDKDDCADAGLPKFDLLGLGMLRLLGECVQLIRRWRGVEIDLGRLPMDDPAVYRQIRAADTIGLFQIESRAQANFLPRLRPTCFYDVVISVGAIRPGPMLGGQVKEMLARRRGKVPTEYPHPDLEPVLARTHGLALFQEQLMRCAIVVSGCTPGEADALRRAMSRKRSSSEMQKATERIRAGMAERGVGGEAAEKVLGWLEACASYTFPESHAISFALLAYASAWLRLYYPAEYLCAILNAQPMGFYPVSTLIHDAKAHGVTVLPIDLSVSAWDCTMEKYPEKCPVPSAQCPVTVSLPLGTGHWALGTSSPAVRIGLRYVRGLGSVTGARLKAELECGPFISAADVVARFDSEAGLRALAAAGAFRTWIPGGPRQALWTVLGELRARKSGGPLAPADVRFDEHIPALGPSERTLMSHHTTGFDLDGHPMRHLREWLETMEVRTLAELRDDPRLANGERVTTAGVVIVRQRPGTAKGFVFVGLEDETGRMDVIVNPKVYAEQRETINGNGILAVRGRLGKEDGVTNLKAEQFYPLKLHDAAAVVSSHDYH
- a CDS encoding DUF2383 domain-containing protein; protein product: MADEPMGGAALIAELNDLLRLDFDAIGAYTIAIENFESVTYRETLEGFRRDHERHVRELTELVRAAGGTPAEAPHASSSPFKLAVQGLGALAGSDRALILAFKANEGESVAKYAAAAARPHAENVAGVLRRAARDEEKHYEWAESRLKRLDAGPDTLLGKAEAVGEAVHGATAATMEGIGRKVAEIAHKVKK
- a CDS encoding DsbA family protein, whose amino-acid sequence is MPGPSQERWLNLAVAVLVVCAVVTTGLVARRELRPTPSGANAAAPRSIREWRDYAAHGHRRGAAGAPVTIVMFSDFQCPFCRATAGALDSLRGRYGSQLAVVYRHYPLPNHPFALAAARASECAAAQGGFWPFHDALFARQDSIGVAAWSRYAAAARLPDTAAFARCVETPARRADFAADIGAGERLGIRGTPMLLVNGRLFQGALPLPALTREVEDALRHSRRRPRRRAARRRLGRSRPATGVGT
- a CDS encoding cyanophycinase, encoding MAGTNGKRRIGRLLVIGGAEDPDEKDMCILPRLVKLAGGKSARILVCSSPSEEPHDKIRSYGPLFRKLGAAEVIPAPITNRNEAATKEILQGVERATAIFFTGGDQLRLTALMAGTDMCERIRERLYGEGLVVAGTSAGAAAMSGVMIIGGREEGTVRRADVSLAPGLGYWRDTVVDTHFNQRGRPSRLFTIFAHNPQVLGIGIDENTAVEVEPGERLTVLGEGAVMVLGGRVTHTNAPSASDDDTLAITDALVHILPDGYGFDLKTGRPLFPSGDPIEEPLTANAQPSRRARERQSV